A genome region from Gouania willdenowi chromosome 9, fGouWil2.1, whole genome shotgun sequence includes the following:
- the LOC114470027 gene encoding probable peptidyl-tRNA hydrolase: MASLATSVLHFINKLFRCVFMNHLFSSALNLRLNRVMVRGLPATQSGTTGGRSTRMVVGLGNPGMERTRHSVGMAVISALADHLGVANRWGGDRSVCGDVIMTEVHGSPLVLLRPRRMMNINGVCVAKAAAKYGIKPENILLVHDELDKPLGKMSIKQGGSARGHNGVRSCVECLQTDVMPRLRVGIGRPAGRTSVERHVLTGFSSEEQNIVNCVLVQSVELLLLQLEHPKAQQNSSCSPAKGRRTKRNGQHAVTQDEAAEGS, encoded by the exons ATGGCCAGTTTGGCCACTTCTGTTCTCCACTTTATTAACAAACTGTTCCGCTGTGTCTTCATGAATCATCTGTTTTCCTCCGCGTTGAACCTACGGTTGAACCGGGTCATGGTGAGAGGATTGCCCGCTACTCAGAGTGGAACAACCGGGGGAAGAAGTACCAGGATG gtaGTGGGTCTGGGTAACCCTGGTATGGAGAGAACCAGACACAGCGTGGGTATGGCAGTGATCAGTGCTCTAGCTGATcatctgggcgtggccaacagGTGGGGTGGAGACAGGTCCGTATGTGGTGATGTCATCATGACAGAGGTCCATGGTTCTCCACTGGTGCTGCTTCGTCCACGGAGGATGATGAACATCaacggtgtgtgtgtggctaaagCAG CTGCGAAATATGGAATCAAACCAGAGAACATTCTACTGGTCCACGATGAACTGGACAAACCTCTGGGAAAAATGTCCATCAAACAAGGAGGAAGTGCCAG AGGTCATAATGGAGTTCGTTCCTGTGTAGAATGTCTACAAACAGAc GTGATGCCGAGGCTTCGGGTTGGTATCGGTCGACCAGCAGGAAGAACCTCTGTAGAACGACACGTTCTGACTGGGTTCTCCTCAGAGGAACAGAACATTGTGAACTGTGTTCTGGTCCAGAGTGTGGAGCTCCTCCTCCTACAGCTAGAACATCCTAAAGCCCAACAGAACTCCTCATGTTCACCAGCAAAGGGCAGAAGAACAAAGAGAAATGGGCAGCATGCAGTGACCCAGGATGAAGCTGCTGAGGGATCATAA
- the LOC114470241 gene encoding natterin-3-like, protein MWSVAVVVALFQLCSPSLQNDPLLYISQLQDGPEILSKPWLNPLLENVVPSREILHVPTNVDIHETEISSTSLPMFSEHVNIKWVTWNGSLPNGAVAIFNGYTERTDYVCKVNCEAGFYTPSKGNFCQYPYADHEYSSSKFEILVNVDHFEFLQWVEDSYGSVPQYAIHTCLNSKIYVGKNKYGLGKVVSQHEAFFLPWEGDEYWYKNYQVLAINRDTYSQHITHVKYEIDHMKLFYYPPEALKLTKVTNLECRNVEKIVTLEKTSTMEKFWDIGRETRNGSVSTMKASVPLLGPGNVDFTKEQTVVFSEGTTMVESISHSVTVKLEVLPNYSCTVRMEGRKMTAEIPFTGRLSRTNHNGDTHWTYITGTYDGVSVGEINAVVERCQPVEDAVPCSTTH, encoded by the exons ATGTGGTCTGTAGCTGTGGTGGTGGCTCTGTTCCAGCTGTGCAGCCCCTCCCTGCAGAATGACCCACTCCTCTACATCTCACAGCTACAAGACGGACCAGAAATACTGAGTA AACCATGGCTGAATCCTTTGCTGGAAAATGTTGTTCCTTCTCGTGAAATCCTCCATGTACCCACTAATGTAGACATACATGAAACAGAGATAAGCTCCACCTCCTTGCCTATGTTTAGTGAACATGTGAACATTAAATGGGTCACATGGAATGGTTCTCTACCCAATGGTGCCGTGGCCATCTTTAACGGCTACACTGAACGCACTGACTACGTGTGTAAAgtcaactgtgaggctggtttTTATACACCAAGCAAAGGGAACTTCTGCCAGTACCCCTACGCTGACCATGAATACTCATCATCTAAGTTTGAAATACTCGtaaatgttgatcattttgagtttttacaATGGGTTGAAGACTCGTACGGGTCCGTCCCTCAGTACGCTATCCACACTTGTCTCAACTCTAAGATCTATGTGGGCAAGAACAAGTATGGACTTGGTAAAGTAGTGAGCCAACATGAGGCTTTTTTCCTCCCATGGGAGGGTGATGAATACTGGTATAAGAACTACCAGGTCCTGGCTATCAACAGAGACACCTACAGCCAGCACATCACGCACGTGAAATATGAAATCGACCACATGAAGCTCTTCTATTATCCACCAGAGGCCCTGAAGCTGACCAAGGTCACCAACCTGGAGTGTAGGAATGTGGAGAAGATTGTGACCCTGGAGAAGACCAGTACCATGGAGAAGTTCTGGGATATTGGAAGGGAAACACGTAATGGTTCCGTGTCCACTATGAAGGCCAGTGTTCCCCTCCTAGGACCAGGTAACGTGGACTTCACCAAGGAGCAGACGGTGGTGTTCTCAGAGGGAACCACCATGGTGGAGTCCATCAGTCACTCTGTTACTGTCAAACTAGAGGTTCTACCAAACTACTCCTGTACGGTGAGAATGGAAGGTCGGAAGATGACGGCAGAGATTCCTTTCACTGGTCGGCTGAGCAGAACCAATCACAACGGAGACACGCACTGGACGTACATCACTGGAACCTACGATGGAGTCAGTGTTGGTGAAATAAACGCTGTGGTGGAACGGTGTCAGCCTGTAGAGGACGCTGTTCCCTGCTCCACTACTCACTGA
- the LOC114470242 gene encoding natterin-3-like — MKLGVCLFPALLALASANLKTIISKSSKYKKVSLLNPELEDQIPELRSNPVVSSPLTPSDLKNQHDLPSSFLFGANVNLEWLTWEGSLPNGAVSIYNGYTERTDYVCKYKCEAGFYNPGLGPYCRYPYGNQEYYAPEFEILANKDNFEFLEWKEDSYGSVPQHSVRTCLGVGIYVGKNKYGLGKVVPQFEAFFLPWEGDEYWYKTYQVLTINKNAYTQHISDVKYAIDDVAIFQYPPETMRISGVTNNECQSVVKTVTISKTSEVETTWNIGRETMLGITGSITAKIPLLGSGGIELSGEKTLQFSRGTTVVESLSHSVSVELTTPPNHSCRVRMEGRKLKADIPYTARLSRTYPNGETQWTSISGTYDGVQIGEVRAVVDRCEPVVDAEPCL, encoded by the exons ATGAAGCtgggtgtgtgtttgtttccagCTCTGCTGGCTTTAGCCTCAGCAAATCTGAAGACCATCATCTCCAAaagttcaaaatacaaaaaag TTTCCCTACTGAACCCAGAACTAGAAGATCAAATCCCAGAACTCAGGTCCAACCCAGTGGTGTCGAGTCCTTTAACTCCTTCTGATCTGAAGAATCAACACGATCTACCTTCTTCTTTTCTCTTTGGAGCTAATGTGAACCTGGAATGGCTGACGTGGGAAGGTTCTCTCCCAAACGGTGCCGTTTCTATCTATAACGGCTACACTGAGCGCACTGACTACGTCTGTAAGTACAAGTGTGAGGCTGGATTCTATAACCCAGGTCTGGGTCCTTACTGTCGCTATCCCTATGGAAACCAGGAGTACTACGCTCCTGAGTTTGAAATTCTGGCCAACAAGGACAACTTTGAGTTCCTTGAGTGGAAAGAAGACTCATATGGTTCAGTTCCACAACATTCAGTCAGAACGTGTTTAGGAGTTGGTATTTATGTAGGAAAGAACAAGTATGGCCTGGGTAAGGTTGTCCCTCAGTTTGAAGCTTTCTTCTTACCGTGGGAAGGTGATGAGTACTGGTATAAAACCTACCAGGTACTGACCATCAACAAGAACGCCTACACCCAGCACATCAGTGACGTCAAGTACGCCATTGATGATGTGGCCATCTTCCAGTACCCTCCAGAGACCATGCGTATCTCTGGGGTCACCAACAACGAGTGCCAGTCCGTGGTGAAGACCGTCACCATCTCAAAGACCTCTGAGGTAGAAACCACCTGGAACATTGGTCGTGAAACGATGCTGGGAATCACAGGCAGTATCACAGCAAAGATCCCTCTCCTGGGTTCTGGAGGAATTGAGCTGAGTGGTGAGAAGACTCTACAGTTCTCTAGAGGAACCACCGTGGTGGAATCGCTGAGTCATTCTGTGTCAGTAGAACTCACCACCCCACCCAATCACTCCTGTAGGGTCCGTATGGAGGGCCGTAAGCTCAAAGCAGACATCCCCTACACAGCCCGCCTCAGTCGAACCTACCCTAACGGAGAAACCCAGTGGACTTCAATCTCTGGTACATATGATGGAGTCCAGATAGGTGAGGTCCGAGCTGTGGTGGACCGCTGTGAACCAGTGGTAGACGCTGAGCCTTGTCTTTAA